The following proteins are co-located in the Vigna angularis cultivar LongXiaoDou No.4 chromosome 2, ASM1680809v1, whole genome shotgun sequence genome:
- the LOC108327233 gene encoding protein MAIN-LIKE 1-like, translating into MNLLQAAGFTHILKASNMEINHQLVTALVERWRIETHTFHFPLGESTITLEDVALQLGLPIEGHDVTGISSGPLTCFCQQLLGDVPPENNVKGNIIKLSWLNNTFRHLLHDATYQVIQQYARAYMLMIIGSIMMPDTSASMVHLMYLPLLANLQNVSKYSWASVVLSCLYCALDHGTRADQDNIGGYMILLQCWAWERITCISPQILEVTQEDISSGAVFPLAKRWCRTTVNIP; encoded by the coding sequence ATGAATCTTCTACAAGCAGCGGGATTTACCCATATTTTGAAAGCGTCAAATATGGAAATAAATCACCAGCTAGTGACTGCTTTGGTCGAGAGGTGGAGAATTGAGACCCATACTTTCCACTTCCCTCTTGGTGAAAGTACTATAACATTAGAAGACGTTGCACTACAACTAGGGCTTCCAATTGAAGGTCATGATGTCACTGGCATCAGTAGTGGTCCTCTAACATGTTTTTGTCAACAACTACTAGGAGATGTTCCTCCTGAGAATAATGTCAAAGGCAACATAATTAAGTTGTCTTGGCTGAATAACACTTTTCGCCATTTGCTTCATGATGCCACATATCAGGTTATTCAACAATACGCTAGAgcttatatgttgatgataatTGGCAGCATCATGATGCCAGATACATCTGCAAGCATGGTGCATTTGATGTATCTACCCCTTTTGGCTAACCTTCAGAATGTTTCAAAGTATAGCTGGGCATCCGTAGTGCTTTCCTGCTTGTATTGTGCCCTTGATCATGGGACTAGGGCTGACCAAGACAATATCGGAGGGTACATGATCTTGTTACAATGCTGGGCATGGGAAAGAATAACATGTATTTCCCCACAAATACTTGAAGTCACACAGGAAGACATTTCTTCTGGTGCAGTTTTTCCCTTGGCGAAAAGATGGTGTCGAACAACAGTCAATATTCCATGA